One window of Microbacterium sp. 1S1 genomic DNA carries:
- the tkt gene encoding transketolase, with protein sequence MSELQWDEIDRRAVDTARILAADAVEKVGNGHPGTAMSLAPAAYLLYQRVLRHDPTDTDWLGRDRFILSVGHSSLTQYVQLYLGGFGLELDDLKALRTWGSKTPGHPEYGHTKGVEITTGPLGQGLASAVGFAYAARYERGLFDPDAPAGTSPFDHFVYVIAGDGDLQEGVTSEASSLAGHQQLGNLIAIYDSNQISIEDDTNVAFTEDVAARYEAYGWHVQTVDWKKTGEYVEDVAELYAAIEAAKGETDKPSLIILKTIIGWPAPGKQNTGKIHGSALGADELAATKEVLGFDPEQSFVVADDVIARTRGLAERAAEARAAWQESFDAWAAANPERKALLDRVEAHELPADIADALPVFEAGKDVSTRAASGQVINALAAQLPELWGGSADLAESNLTTIKEAPSFIPAEWSTHEWSGTPYGRVLHFGIREHAMGAIVNGIVLHGPTRAFGGTFLIFSDYMRPSVRLAALMNVPSIFVWTHDSVALGEDGPTHQPIEQLATLRAIPNLAVVRPADANETAAVWLEILRRHEGPAGIALTRQNIPVFPRGEGDASGDTFASAAQAAKGAYVLAEAPGGTPDVIIVATGSEVQLAVNAREVLAGEGVNVRVVSAPSLEWFAEQDDAYRESVLPSSVTARVSVEAGSVLTWRGIVGDRGRSVGIDHFGASADYKTLFEKFGITTEAVVAAARETIKENA encoded by the coding sequence GTGTCGGAATTGCAGTGGGACGAGATCGATCGACGCGCGGTGGACACCGCCCGGATCCTGGCGGCCGATGCGGTCGAGAAGGTCGGCAACGGTCATCCCGGCACGGCGATGAGTCTGGCGCCCGCTGCGTATCTGCTCTACCAGCGGGTCCTGCGGCATGACCCGACGGACACCGACTGGCTCGGCCGCGACCGCTTCATCCTGTCCGTCGGCCACTCGTCGCTGACGCAGTACGTGCAGCTGTACCTCGGCGGGTTCGGCCTCGAACTGGACGATCTCAAGGCGCTCCGCACCTGGGGTTCGAAGACCCCCGGCCACCCGGAGTACGGCCACACCAAGGGCGTCGAGATCACCACGGGCCCGCTGGGCCAGGGCCTCGCCTCCGCGGTGGGCTTCGCCTACGCCGCCCGCTACGAGCGCGGCCTCTTCGATCCGGACGCCCCGGCGGGCACCAGCCCGTTCGACCACTTCGTCTACGTGATCGCGGGCGACGGCGACCTGCAGGAGGGCGTCACCAGCGAGGCCTCCTCGCTGGCCGGACACCAGCAGCTCGGCAACCTGATCGCCATCTACGACTCGAACCAGATCTCGATCGAGGACGACACGAACGTCGCCTTCACGGAAGACGTGGCCGCGCGCTACGAGGCCTACGGCTGGCACGTGCAGACCGTGGACTGGAAGAAGACGGGCGAGTACGTCGAGGACGTCGCGGAACTGTACGCCGCGATCGAGGCTGCCAAGGGCGAGACCGACAAGCCGTCGCTCATCATCCTCAAGACCATCATCGGCTGGCCGGCTCCCGGCAAGCAGAACACCGGCAAGATCCACGGCTCCGCACTCGGCGCCGACGAGCTCGCCGCCACCAAGGAGGTCCTCGGCTTCGACCCGGAGCAGAGCTTCGTCGTCGCCGATGACGTGATCGCCCGCACCCGCGGCCTCGCGGAGCGTGCCGCCGAGGCCCGCGCTGCCTGGCAGGAGTCGTTCGACGCCTGGGCCGCCGCCAACCCCGAGCGCAAGGCCCTGCTGGACCGCGTCGAGGCGCACGAGCTCCCGGCCGACATCGCCGACGCCCTCCCGGTTTTCGAGGCCGGCAAGGATGTCTCCACCCGTGCCGCGTCCGGCCAGGTCATCAACGCGCTGGCCGCACAGCTCCCTGAGCTCTGGGGCGGCTCCGCCGACCTCGCCGAGTCGAACCTCACGACGATCAAGGAGGCGCCGTCGTTCATCCCCGCCGAGTGGTCGACGCACGAGTGGTCGGGCACGCCGTACGGCCGGGTGCTGCACTTCGGCATCCGCGAGCACGCGATGGGCGCGATCGTCAACGGCATCGTGCTGCACGGCCCCACGCGGGCCTTCGGCGGAACGTTCCTCATCTTCAGCGACTACATGCGCCCGTCCGTGCGCCTGGCCGCGCTGATGAACGTGCCGAGCATCTTCGTCTGGACGCACGACTCCGTCGCCCTCGGCGAGGACGGGCCCACGCACCAGCCGATCGAGCAGCTCGCGACCCTTCGCGCGATCCCGAACCTGGCCGTCGTCCGCCCGGCGGACGCCAACGAGACCGCCGCCGTCTGGCTCGAGATCCTGCGTCGCCACGAGGGCCCGGCCGGTATCGCCCTGACCCGCCAGAACATCCCGGTGTTCCCGCGGGGCGAGGGTGACGCCTCCGGCGACACGTTCGCCTCCGCCGCCCAGGCCGCCAAGGGCGCCTACGTGCTGGCCGAGGCGCCGGGTGGAACGCCGGACGTCATCATCGTCGCCACCGGTTCCGAGGTGCAGCTCGCCGTGAACGCCCGCGAGGTCCTTGCGGGCGAGGGCGTGAACGTCCGCGTCGTCTCCGCCCCGTCCCTGGAGTGGTTCGCGGAGCAGGACGACGCCTACCGCGAGAGCGTGCTGCCGTCGTCCGTCACCGCGCGCGTGTCGGTCGAGGCCGGTTCCGTCCTCACCTGGCGAGGCATCGTCGGCGACCGTGGCCGTTCGGTCGGCATCGACCACTTCGGCGCCTCCGCTGACTACAAGACCCTCTTCGAGAAGTTCGGCATCACCACCGAGGCCGTCGTCGCGGCCGCCCGCGAGACCATCAAGGAGAACGCATGA
- the tal gene encoding transaldolase, with protein MSTPTAQLAAAGVSIWLDDLSRTRISSGNLAELIASRNVVGVTTNPTIFANAITDKNDTSYDAQVSELAASGASAEDAVFAATTQDVRAALDVFRPVWEESGHVDGRVSIEVSPDLAHDTEGTVAQAKELWKTIDRPNLLVKIPATKAGLPAIAEAIANGISVNVTLIFSLERYAEVIEAYLTGLERAKEAGIDLSTIHSVASFFVSRVDTETDKRLTAIGTDAATALKSKAGLANARLAYELFEKTFAEKRAQDLLAAGANVQRPLWASTGVKDPALPDTLYVTELVAQGVVNTMPEKTLEATFDHAVVTGDTITGGYEEARRVFAGLAEVGVDFDAVTEVLEEEGVAKFIDSWHDLLAQVTEALEAQR; from the coding sequence ATGAGCACCCCCACCGCCCAGCTCGCCGCCGCCGGCGTCAGCATCTGGCTCGACGACCTCTCGCGCACCCGCATCTCCTCTGGCAACCTCGCCGAGCTGATCGCGTCGCGCAACGTCGTGGGCGTCACGACGAACCCGACGATCTTCGCGAACGCGATCACCGACAAGAACGACACCTCCTACGACGCGCAGGTCTCCGAGCTCGCGGCGTCCGGCGCCTCGGCCGAAGACGCCGTGTTCGCCGCGACCACCCAGGACGTCCGTGCCGCACTCGACGTCTTCCGTCCGGTGTGGGAGGAGTCCGGTCACGTCGACGGCCGCGTGTCGATCGAGGTCTCCCCCGACCTCGCGCACGACACCGAAGGCACCGTGGCGCAGGCCAAGGAGCTGTGGAAGACCATCGACCGTCCCAACCTCCTCGTGAAGATCCCGGCGACCAAGGCCGGGCTCCCCGCGATCGCCGAGGCCATCGCGAACGGCATCAGCGTCAACGTGACCCTCATCTTCAGCCTGGAGCGCTACGCCGAGGTCATCGAGGCCTACCTCACCGGCCTGGAGCGCGCGAAGGAGGCGGGAATCGATCTGTCCACGATCCACTCCGTGGCCTCGTTCTTCGTCTCGCGCGTCGACACCGAGACCGACAAGCGACTGACCGCCATCGGCACGGACGCCGCCACCGCTCTGAAGAGCAAGGCCGGGCTCGCGAACGCCCGCCTCGCCTACGAGCTCTTCGAGAAGACCTTCGCCGAGAAGCGCGCGCAGGACCTCCTCGCCGCCGGCGCCAACGTGCAGCGCCCCCTGTGGGCGTCCACGGGTGTGAAGGACCCCGCCCTTCCCGACACCCTGTACGTGACAGAGCTGGTCGCGCAGGGCGTCGTCAACACGATGCCGGAGAAGACGCTCGAGGCGACCTTCGACCACGCGGTCGTCACGGGAGACACCATCACGGGCGGCTACGAAGAGGCCCGCCGGGTCTTCGCCGGGCTCGCCGAGGTGGGCGTCGACTTCGATGCGGTCACGGAGGTGCTCGAGGAGGAGGGCGTGGCGAAGTTCATCGACTCCTGGCACGACCTGCTCGCCCAGGTCACCGAGGCGCTGGAGGCACAGCGATGA
- a CDS encoding glucose-6-phosphate isomerase, which yields MTFAIHASGAARVAIDETVPALVHDLVASRITSGDATLWGPAAEAEAAIRLGWVEAVSVSRPLVAEIVALREQLASQGVTRVVLAGMGGSSLAPEVIAQTSGVPLTILDATAPGQVLAALDEGLASTVLVVSSKSGSTVETDSQRRTFEAAFRDLGIDPTERIVVVTDPGSPLDTSARDAGYRVFNADPNVGGRYSALTAFGLVPSGLAGVDIAELLDEAEASLLEVAVDSAENPALRLGAAIAATSPRRDKLGLITDGTHIKGLPDWIEQLIAESTGKEGTGILPVVLLPVSPELDSVPADLQIVRLVDDANEFHLHERYEGEILVSGTLGAQFIVWEYATAIAGHLLGINPFDQPDVESAKVAARGLLDARPEPTAPAFVENGVEVRVSDPALAVSGTVEGVLDALWAQLPADGYVSIQAYVNRLEVPQLQGLRELVAADSGRPTTFGWGPRFLHSTGQYHKGGPAQGVFLQILERTDVDLEIPDRPFTFGQLIQAQAAGDAGVLAEHGRPVVTLTITESPDDVLALFEAAQK from the coding sequence ATGACTTTCGCCATCCACGCGTCCGGCGCGGCGCGAGTCGCCATCGACGAGACCGTGCCCGCACTGGTCCACGACCTCGTCGCCTCCCGGATCACGAGCGGCGATGCGACGCTCTGGGGCCCGGCCGCCGAGGCCGAGGCCGCCATCAGGCTCGGCTGGGTGGAGGCGGTATCCGTCTCCCGGCCGCTCGTGGCCGAGATCGTCGCACTGCGTGAGCAGCTCGCCTCGCAGGGCGTCACGCGCGTCGTCCTGGCCGGAATGGGCGGATCCTCGCTCGCTCCCGAGGTGATCGCCCAGACCTCCGGCGTACCGCTCACCATCCTCGACGCCACCGCACCGGGGCAGGTCCTCGCCGCGCTCGACGAGGGCCTCGCGAGCACCGTCCTGGTGGTGTCGTCCAAGTCAGGCTCGACGGTCGAGACCGACTCGCAGCGCCGGACCTTCGAGGCGGCTTTCCGGGACCTCGGCATCGACCCGACCGAGCGGATCGTCGTGGTGACCGACCCGGGTTCGCCGCTCGACACCTCTGCACGCGACGCCGGGTACCGGGTCTTCAACGCCGACCCGAACGTGGGCGGCCGCTACTCCGCGCTGACCGCCTTCGGTCTCGTCCCGTCCGGTCTCGCGGGTGTCGACATCGCCGAGCTCCTGGACGAGGCGGAGGCCTCGCTGCTCGAGGTCGCCGTGGACTCGGCGGAGAATCCCGCGCTCCGTCTCGGCGCCGCGATCGCCGCCACCAGCCCTCGTCGCGACAAGCTGGGCCTGATCACCGACGGTACGCATATCAAGGGACTGCCCGACTGGATCGAGCAGCTCATCGCCGAGTCGACGGGCAAGGAGGGCACCGGCATCCTCCCGGTCGTCCTGCTACCGGTCTCGCCGGAGCTCGACTCCGTGCCGGCCGATCTCCAGATCGTGCGACTCGTCGACGACGCCAACGAGTTCCACCTGCACGAACGGTACGAGGGTGAGATCCTCGTCAGCGGCACGCTCGGTGCGCAGTTCATCGTCTGGGAATACGCGACAGCGATCGCCGGGCACCTGCTCGGCATCAACCCGTTCGACCAGCCCGACGTGGAGTCGGCCAAGGTCGCCGCCCGCGGCCTCCTCGACGCCCGCCCGGAGCCCACGGCCCCGGCGTTCGTCGAGAACGGGGTCGAGGTGCGGGTCTCCGACCCCGCCCTCGCGGTCTCCGGTACGGTCGAAGGCGTCCTGGACGCGCTCTGGGCCCAGCTTCCCGCCGACGGCTACGTGTCGATCCAGGCCTACGTCAACCGCCTCGAGGTGCCGCAGCTCCAGGGCCTGCGCGAGCTCGTCGCTGCCGATTCCGGGCGCCCGACGACCTTCGGCTGGGGCCCGCGCTTCCTGCACTCCACGGGCCAGTACCACAAGGGCGGTCCCGCGCAGGGCGTGTTCCTGCAGATCCTGGAGCGCACGGATGTGGACCTGGAGATCCCCGACCGTCCGTTCACGTTCGGGCAGCTCATCCAGGCGCAGGCTGCCGGCGACGCGGGCGTGCTCGCGGAACACGGACGGCCCGTCGTCACGCTGACGATCACCGAGTCGCCGGACGACGTGCTCGCCCTCTTCGAAGCCGCACAGAAGTAA
- the zwf gene encoding glucose-6-phosphate dehydrogenase, with protein sequence MSVPISRGHNPLRDPDDRRLNRIAGPSALVIFGVTGDLSRKKLMPAVYDLANRGLLPPGFALVGFARRDWEDQDFAQVVYDAVKQHARTPFREETWTQLLQGIRFVSGEFDNPDSFRKLRETVEKLDVERGTMGNHAYYLSIPPKDFPLVAKQLKDSGLVGEDADDDERWRRVVIEKPFGHDLDSARALNAALEVAFPADSIFRIDHYLGKETVQNILALRFANELYEPIWNRNYVDHVQITMAEDIGVGGRAGYYDGIGAARDVIQNHLLQLLALTAMEEPISLSAEHLRAEKEKVLAAVHVPEDLSLATARGQYAGGWQGGEKVTGFLDEEGMDPESTTETYAAIKLEIDTRRWAGVPFYLRTGKRLGRRVTEIAVVFNRAPQHLFGRGNASELGQNALVIRVQPDEGVTIRFGSKVPGNGTNVRDVTMDFGYGHAFTEASPEAYERLILDVLLGDPPLFPRHEEVELSWKILDPVEKYWAAQGGPVEQYAPGSWGPASADDLLARDGRVWRRP encoded by the coding sequence ATGTCTGTTCCCATCTCGCGCGGACACAACCCGCTGCGTGACCCCGACGATCGCCGCCTCAACCGGATCGCAGGGCCCAGCGCCCTCGTGATCTTCGGCGTGACCGGTGACCTGTCCCGCAAGAAGCTCATGCCCGCGGTCTACGATCTCGCGAACCGCGGACTGCTCCCCCCGGGCTTCGCCCTCGTGGGGTTCGCACGGCGCGACTGGGAGGACCAGGATTTCGCGCAGGTCGTCTACGACGCCGTGAAGCAGCACGCCCGCACGCCGTTCCGCGAGGAGACCTGGACGCAGCTGCTACAGGGCATCCGTTTCGTGTCCGGCGAGTTCGACAATCCCGACTCCTTCCGCAAGCTGCGGGAGACCGTCGAGAAGCTCGACGTGGAACGCGGCACCATGGGCAATCACGCCTACTACCTCTCGATCCCGCCGAAGGACTTCCCGCTGGTCGCGAAGCAGCTCAAGGACTCCGGTCTCGTGGGCGAAGACGCGGACGACGACGAGCGGTGGCGACGCGTGGTCATCGAGAAGCCGTTCGGCCACGACCTCGACTCGGCGCGCGCCCTCAACGCCGCGCTCGAGGTGGCGTTCCCGGCCGATTCCATCTTCCGCATCGACCACTACCTCGGTAAGGAGACGGTGCAGAACATCCTCGCGCTGCGCTTCGCCAACGAGCTGTACGAGCCGATCTGGAACCGCAACTACGTCGACCACGTGCAGATCACGATGGCCGAGGACATCGGTGTCGGCGGCCGAGCCGGCTATTACGACGGCATCGGCGCGGCCCGCGACGTCATTCAGAACCACCTCCTCCAGCTGCTCGCCCTCACCGCCATGGAGGAGCCGATCAGCCTCTCGGCCGAGCACCTGCGTGCCGAGAAGGAGAAGGTCCTCGCGGCCGTGCACGTCCCGGAGGACCTCTCCCTGGCCACAGCGCGCGGACAGTACGCCGGCGGCTGGCAGGGCGGAGAGAAGGTCACCGGTTTCCTCGACGAGGAGGGGATGGACCCCGAGTCGACGACGGAGACCTACGCGGCGATCAAACTCGAGATCGACACCCGCCGCTGGGCCGGTGTGCCGTTCTACCTGCGCACCGGGAAGCGCCTGGGCCGCCGTGTGACGGAGATCGCCGTGGTGTTCAACCGCGCACCGCAGCACCTGTTCGGACGCGGCAACGCCTCGGAGCTCGGTCAGAACGCGCTCGTGATCCGCGTGCAGCCGGACGAGGGCGTGACGATCCGCTTCGGCTCGAAGGTGCCGGGCAACGGCACGAACGTCCGCGACGTGACGATGGACTTCGGCTATGGCCACGCCTTTACGGAGGCGAGCCCTGAGGCCTACGAGCGGCTGATCCTCGACGTCCTCTTGGGCGACCCGCCGCTCTTCCCGCGGCATGAGGAGGTCGAGCTCTCCTGGAAGATCCTCGACCCGGTGGAGAAGTACTGGGCCGCCCAGGGCGGTCCTGTGGAGCAGTACGCGCCCGGCTCGTGGGGACCGGCCTCGGCCGACGACCTGCTGGCCCGCGACGGACGAGTCTGGAGACGCCCGTGA
- a CDS encoding glucose-6-phosphate dehydrogenase assembly protein OpcA, producing the protein MIIDLPDTTVSQVAKQLVKVREEGGAVALGRVLTLVISARKGVAEAAIDAANDASREHPMRVIVLTTGDGESRLDAQIRVGGDAGASEVVVLHAHGDAASNEESLLTGLLLPDAPVVAWWPDEAPTSPATSPLGRIAQRRITDAATSPDVRDRLALLGRTHAPGDTDLAWTRLTHWREQLAAVLDQPPYEAITAVEVRGASASPSTALLAAWLQMALDVPVRWSYEDPEHWQEGIKSVRLTRESGDILLERPSPGVAVLTQPNQPDHDLHLPRRTLRECLAEELRRLDPDVLYGRVITEGWEKLGPPETGE; encoded by the coding sequence GTGATCATCGACCTTCCCGACACGACCGTCAGCCAGGTCGCCAAGCAGCTCGTCAAGGTGCGCGAGGAGGGCGGTGCCGTCGCCCTCGGTCGCGTCCTCACACTCGTCATCTCCGCGCGGAAGGGCGTTGCGGAGGCGGCGATCGACGCCGCGAACGACGCGTCACGCGAGCACCCGATGCGGGTCATCGTGCTGACCACCGGCGACGGCGAGTCCCGCCTCGACGCCCAGATCCGGGTGGGCGGCGACGCCGGAGCCAGCGAGGTCGTCGTGCTGCACGCGCATGGCGACGCCGCGAGCAACGAGGAGAGCCTTCTCACGGGACTTCTCCTGCCCGACGCCCCCGTGGTCGCGTGGTGGCCGGATGAGGCACCGACCTCGCCCGCCACGTCCCCGCTCGGCCGCATCGCTCAGCGACGGATCACCGACGCCGCCACGTCGCCGGACGTGCGCGACCGGCTCGCCCTCCTCGGGCGCACGCACGCCCCCGGCGACACCGACCTCGCGTGGACGCGCCTCACGCACTGGCGCGAGCAGCTCGCCGCCGTGCTGGATCAGCCGCCGTACGAGGCCATCACCGCCGTGGAGGTCCGCGGTGCGAGCGCCTCGCCGTCCACCGCCCTGCTCGCCGCGTGGCTGCAGATGGCGCTGGACGTGCCCGTCCGGTGGTCGTACGAAGACCCGGAGCACTGGCAGGAGGGAATCAAGTCGGTGCGCCTCACCCGGGAATCGGGCGACATCCTGCTCGAGCGGCCCTCGCCCGGCGTGGCGGTCCTCACGCAGCCGAACCAGCCCGACCACGATCTCCACCTGCCGCGGCGTACGCTGCGCGAGTGCCTCGCGGAGGAGCTGCGCCGGCTCGACCCCGACGTCCTGTACGGTCGAGTGATCACGGAGGGCTGGGAGAAGCTCGGTCCGCCCGAGACAGGAGAGTGA
- the pgl gene encoding 6-phosphogluconolactonase produces the protein MPGSSAEKRVVVEATPTALALRVADRFLTRVRARTRNGRLAHVALTGGSMGGAVLSAVRENPRAAEIDWSLVHFWWGDERYVPRDDADRNAVQSRHALLDHITIPAENVHEVAASDSGLSLDEAAAAYAAELARHGTDEHPWPSFAVCFLGVGPDGHIASLFPDREEVTVTDAAALPVRDSPKPPPERVTLTRPVLNASKRVWLVLTGADKASALGLALAGASYTSVPAAGAKGRKRTVFFVDEAAASEVSPDLIDQAY, from the coding sequence ATGCCGGGATCGTCCGCAGAGAAGCGGGTCGTGGTCGAAGCCACCCCGACGGCCCTCGCCCTCCGGGTCGCCGACCGTTTCCTCACCCGCGTCCGAGCACGTACGCGCAACGGCCGGCTCGCCCACGTCGCCCTGACGGGTGGTTCGATGGGGGGAGCCGTGTTGAGCGCCGTGCGCGAGAACCCGCGCGCCGCCGAGATCGACTGGTCACTCGTCCACTTCTGGTGGGGCGACGAGCGGTACGTACCCAGGGACGACGCGGATCGCAACGCGGTCCAATCCCGACACGCGTTGCTCGATCACATCACCATCCCCGCCGAGAACGTGCACGAGGTCGCCGCGTCCGACAGCGGCCTCAGCCTCGACGAGGCCGCGGCCGCGTATGCCGCCGAGCTCGCCCGCCACGGTACCGACGAGCACCCGTGGCCGTCGTTCGCCGTGTGCTTCCTCGGGGTCGGCCCGGACGGACACATCGCATCCCTGTTCCCCGACCGCGAGGAGGTCACGGTGACCGACGCCGCGGCCCTTCCCGTCCGTGACTCCCCCAAGCCTCCGCCGGAGCGCGTGACGCTCACCCGACCCGTCCTCAACGCGTCCAAGCGCGTGTGGCTGGTCCTCACCGGCGCCGACAAGGCGTCAGCGCTGGGGCTCGCCCTCGCCGGCGCGAGCTACACGAGCGTTCCCGCAGCCGGCGCCAAGGGGCGCAAGCGGACGGTCTTCTTCGTCGACGAGGCCGCGGCATCCGAGGTCTCCCCCGACCTCATCGACCAGGCCTACTGA
- a CDS encoding DMT family transporter, whose product MGTVEDVGDQLVGAFQNPGLLLGIPLALAGAVFMSLGAQYQHRGVEKVERLSGSDGAAGLSLDQLKRLFTRPSWVIGTLMLGLAIVCQLAALVKAPLIVVQPLGAIALVITTLLNARISGHAPTRQSLTAIIACVGGIFLFVFFAAIYATEKEVTDRELFVILAILLVVIIVLGAFWLILRHRMRALFYIIGAGILYGFVATLAKVIIKRIEAGQFEWITAVCLLALLSAGAVGAYFVQTAYSSGPPDLVIAGLTVVDPMVAVLIGMLVLGEAAAAPWWVFIIFGVAGGIAVWGVVGLARFHPQVLSESQDLGITRGSDPVAPPTSPAPGAPEHPDAPERRDPDAQ is encoded by the coding sequence ATGGGGACGGTCGAGGACGTCGGCGACCAGCTGGTCGGAGCGTTCCAGAACCCCGGCCTCCTCCTGGGCATCCCGCTGGCCCTCGCCGGTGCGGTGTTCATGTCGCTCGGGGCGCAGTACCAGCACCGCGGCGTGGAGAAGGTCGAGCGGCTCAGCGGGTCCGACGGCGCCGCCGGTCTCAGCCTCGATCAGCTCAAGCGCCTGTTTACGCGACCGTCCTGGGTGATCGGGACGCTCATGTTGGGTCTCGCGATCGTCTGCCAGCTGGCCGCGCTCGTCAAGGCGCCGCTCATCGTGGTGCAGCCGCTCGGCGCCATCGCCCTGGTCATCACGACGCTGCTCAACGCCCGTATCTCCGGTCACGCCCCCACGAGGCAGTCCCTCACCGCGATCATCGCCTGCGTCGGCGGCATCTTCCTCTTCGTGTTCTTCGCCGCGATCTACGCGACGGAGAAGGAGGTCACGGACCGCGAGCTGTTCGTCATCCTTGCGATCCTGCTCGTCGTGATCATCGTGCTGGGAGCCTTCTGGCTCATCCTCCGGCATCGGATGCGGGCGCTGTTCTACATCATCGGCGCCGGCATCCTCTACGGTTTCGTCGCCACCCTCGCGAAGGTCATCATCAAGCGCATCGAGGCGGGCCAGTTCGAGTGGATCACCGCGGTCTGCCTGCTCGCGCTGCTCTCCGCGGGAGCCGTGGGCGCGTACTTCGTGCAGACCGCCTACAGCTCCGGCCCGCCCGACCTCGTCATCGCGGGCCTGACGGTGGTCGACCCCATGGTGGCCGTGCTCATCGGCATGCTCGTGCTCGGTGAGGCCGCCGCGGCGCCGTGGTGGGTCTTCATCATCTTCGGCGTCGCCGGAGGCATCGCGGTTTGGGGCGTCGTCGGCCTCGCGCGATTCCATCCCCAGGTCCTCAGCGAGAGCCAGGATCTCGGCATCACGCGGGGGAGCGATCCGGTGGCTCCGCCGACCTCTCCGGCGCCGGGCGCGCCGGAGCACCCCGACGCGCCCGAGAGACGCGACCCCGACGCTCAGTAG
- the def gene encoding peptide deformylase — MAVLPIRIMGDPVLHSPASPVEAITDEIRTLVADMFETMDAAPGVGLAAPQVGVPLRIYTYSYVDDDDQPWRGVLINPELWMTPPEPGAPDEELESEGCLSFPGERFPLRRSDRVRVKATDLDGAPVSLDVDGWRARIMQHEFDHLDGVLYIDRLSDSDWKTTQKIARKRGWGRPGVSWLPGVDDLEG, encoded by the coding sequence GTGGCTGTCCTTCCGATTCGCATCATGGGCGATCCCGTCCTGCACTCCCCCGCCTCCCCCGTCGAGGCGATCACCGACGAGATCCGCACCCTCGTCGCCGACATGTTCGAGACCATGGACGCCGCGCCCGGCGTTGGCCTCGCCGCCCCTCAGGTCGGCGTGCCGCTGCGGATCTACACGTACTCCTACGTCGACGACGACGACCAGCCCTGGCGCGGAGTCCTCATCAATCCTGAACTGTGGATGACGCCGCCCGAGCCCGGTGCGCCCGACGAGGAGCTCGAGTCGGAGGGGTGCCTGTCGTTCCCCGGTGAGCGCTTCCCGCTCCGCCGCTCCGACCGCGTGCGGGTGAAGGCCACCGACCTCGACGGCGCTCCCGTCTCCCTCGACGTGGACGGCTGGCGCGCCCGCATCATGCAGCACGAGTTCGACCATCTCGACGGCGTGCTCTACATCGACCGCCTGTCCGACTCCGACTGGAAGACGACGCAGAAGATCGCACGCAAGCGCGGATGGGGACGACCGGGCGTGAGTTGGCTGCCCGGTGTGGACGACCTCGAAGGCTGA